The Rhipicephalus sanguineus isolate Rsan-2018 chromosome 7, BIME_Rsan_1.4, whole genome shotgun sequence genome includes a window with the following:
- the LOC125759315 gene encoding myosin heavy chain, muscle-like: MVDAARLADELRAEQDHALQQEKLRKALEQQMKELQVRLDEAEAAALKGGKKIIQKLEQKVRELENELENEQRRHGDAAKNFRKSERRIKELQFQAEEDRKNHERMQDLVDKLQQKIKTYKRQIEEAEEIAALNLAKFRKVQQELEDAEERADMAENTLAKLRAKNRSSASAGRAMSPGLTSAPPLRT, translated from the exons aTGGTGGACGCCGCCCGTCTCGCCGACGAACTCCGCGCCGAGCAAGACCACGCTCTGCAGCAGGAGAAGCTGCGCAAGGCGCTTGAGCAGCAGATGAAGGAGCTCCAGGTGCGCCTGGACGAGGCCGAGGCCGCTGCGCTCAAGGGCGGCAAGAAGATCATTCAGAAGCTGGAACAGAAGGTGCGCGAGCTCGAGAACGAACTGGAGAACGAGCAGCGCAGGCACGGAGACGCCGCCAAAAACTTCCGCAAGAGCGAACGCCGCATCAAGGAGCTGCAATTCCAG GCCGAAGAGGACCGCAAGAACCACGAGCGCATGCAGGACCTTGTCGACAAGCTCCAGCAGAAGATCAAGACGTACAAGCGCCAGATCGAGGAGGCCGAGGAGATCGCCGCTCTCAACCTGGCCAAGTTCCGCAAGGTGCAGCAAGAACTCGAGGACGCCGAGGAGCGCGCCGACATGGCCGAGAACACGTTGGCGAAGCTTCGCGCAAAGAACCGCAGCTCCGCATCCGCCGGCCGCGCCATGTCTCCCGGTCTGACCTCTGCCCCGCCCCTCAGGACCTAA